Proteins from one Natrinema salinisoli genomic window:
- a CDS encoding acyl-CoA dehydrogenase has translation MDFALSAEQQQIRDMVSEFVDEEVVPVADEIDHEDEFPADLVSEMADLGLMGMPFPEEYGGAGLDYHSYAIGLEEIARGSGGLGTIVAAHTSLAGNMLYEFGDESQKEEFLTPVAEGRDIGAFALSEAGAGSDVPAMETTARKEGDEYVIDGGKLWISNGSVADTVTLFAKTDPDAGNKGISSFIVRPEEDDGFIVEGTEDKLGDKGCPTAELRFDGLRIPEDRLLGEEGDGFVHALKTLNGGRITIAARGVGIARAAFEEARDYANEREQFGQPIGEFQSIKHKLADMDTKIQAAKMLMHKAADKKIRGEDYIKDASQAKLYASEVSREVANEGIQIHGGYGYTKDFAAQRFYRDAKLNEIYEGTSEVLRNTIGDQLLDE, from the coding sequence ATGGACTTCGCACTCTCGGCCGAGCAACAGCAGATTCGTGACATGGTCTCGGAGTTCGTCGACGAGGAGGTCGTCCCCGTCGCCGACGAGATCGACCACGAGGACGAGTTCCCCGCCGACCTCGTGAGCGAGATGGCCGATCTGGGACTGATGGGGATGCCGTTCCCGGAGGAGTACGGCGGTGCCGGGCTGGACTATCACTCGTACGCGATCGGCCTCGAGGAGATCGCCCGGGGCTCGGGCGGCCTCGGAACCATCGTCGCCGCCCACACCTCGCTGGCGGGGAACATGCTCTACGAGTTCGGCGACGAGTCCCAGAAGGAGGAGTTCCTGACGCCGGTAGCCGAAGGGAGGGACATCGGGGCGTTCGCGCTCTCTGAGGCCGGCGCGGGCAGCGACGTGCCGGCGATGGAGACGACCGCCCGGAAAGAGGGTGACGAGTACGTCATCGACGGCGGCAAGCTCTGGATTTCGAACGGATCGGTGGCCGACACGGTCACTCTCTTCGCCAAAACCGATCCCGACGCGGGGAACAAGGGCATCTCCTCTTTCATCGTCCGACCCGAGGAAGACGACGGCTTCATCGTCGAGGGGACGGAGGACAAGCTCGGCGACAAGGGCTGTCCGACCGCCGAACTCCGGTTCGACGGCCTCCGGATACCCGAGGACCGGCTGCTCGGCGAGGAGGGCGACGGCTTCGTCCACGCGCTGAAGACCCTCAACGGCGGACGCATTACCATCGCCGCCCGCGGCGTCGGCATCGCCCGCGCGGCCTTCGAGGAGGCCCGCGACTACGCCAACGAGCGCGAGCAGTTCGGCCAGCCGATCGGCGAGTTCCAGTCGATCAAACACAAGCTCGCGGACATGGACACCAAGATCCAGGCCGCGAAGATGCTCATGCACAAGGCCGCCGACAAGAAGATCCGCGGCGAGGACTACATCAAAGACGCCTCGCAGGCCAAGCTCTACGCCTCGGAAGTGAGCCGCGAGGTCGCCAACGAGGGCATCCAGATCCACGGCGGCTACGGCTACACAAAGGACTTCGCCGCCCAGCGCTTCTACCGAGACGCCAAGCTCAACGAGATCTACGAGGGCACCAGCGAAGTGCTTCGGAACACGATCGGCGACCAGCTGCTCGACGAGTAA
- a CDS encoding long-chain fatty acid--CoA ligase translates to MPAGTDQTLRPFLWRASKLYSDTEIVSRNHDGMQRYTYSEYADRTSQLANALDEYGIEEGDRVGTFCWNHSRHFETYFAVPSIGAQLHTINPLLPDAHIQFIVDNADDELIFVDQSLAPKLAGAVADADDEFDDVDFVVMGSQPADDLEATPYESFIEGHEPEYDWPDVDEEQPAGMCYTSGTTGNPKGVEYTQQMLWSHTMATQTPQGIPMADDDVVMPVVPMFHVNAWGMPFTATAGGAKQVFPGPSPEPEDLANLIENEGVTISAGVPTVWLGLMEYCSENDVDLSTLDTVIVGGSAAPKSMIEWFDTQGVEVLHAWGMTEMSPIGSVSHLKADLEDADYDTQLEKRGKQGLVVPGLEFKVIDENGEEIAWDGEEFGELWIRGPWVTKEYFKRPEANEEDFEDGWLKTGDVVTVDEDGYLKIVDREKDVIKSGGEWISSVELENAIMAHDDVAEAAVVGVPHERWQERPVAFVVPVEGADRETLVTEINEMLADEYPKWWLPDEIEFIKEVPKTATGKFSKKDIREEYADQSLVEGQVPEDAAPDSN, encoded by the coding sequence ATGCCAGCAGGAACAGACCAAACACTTCGGCCGTTTTTGTGGCGAGCGAGCAAGCTGTATTCCGACACAGAGATCGTCTCCCGGAATCACGACGGGATGCAGCGATACACCTACAGCGAGTACGCGGATCGAACGAGCCAACTCGCGAATGCCCTCGACGAGTACGGAATCGAGGAGGGTGACCGGGTCGGAACCTTCTGTTGGAACCACTCCCGCCACTTCGAGACGTATTTCGCCGTGCCGTCGATCGGCGCGCAACTCCACACGATCAATCCGCTCCTCCCCGACGCCCACATCCAGTTCATCGTCGACAACGCCGACGACGAACTGATTTTCGTCGACCAGTCGCTCGCACCGAAGCTCGCGGGCGCCGTCGCCGACGCCGACGACGAGTTCGACGACGTCGACTTCGTCGTCATGGGCAGCCAGCCGGCCGACGACCTCGAGGCGACGCCCTACGAGTCCTTCATCGAGGGCCACGAGCCGGAGTACGACTGGCCCGACGTCGACGAGGAACAGCCCGCAGGGATGTGTTACACCTCCGGGACGACCGGCAACCCGAAAGGCGTCGAGTACACCCAGCAGATGCTCTGGAGCCACACGATGGCCACCCAGACGCCGCAGGGGATCCCGATGGCCGACGACGACGTCGTCATGCCCGTCGTGCCGATGTTCCACGTCAACGCCTGGGGGATGCCGTTCACGGCGACCGCAGGCGGCGCCAAACAGGTCTTCCCTGGCCCCTCGCCCGAACCCGAAGACCTCGCGAACCTCATCGAAAACGAGGGCGTGACGATCAGCGCCGGCGTTCCCACCGTCTGGCTCGGCCTGATGGAGTACTGCTCGGAGAACGACGTCGACCTCTCGACGCTCGACACCGTCATCGTCGGCGGCTCGGCCGCACCGAAGTCGATGATCGAGTGGTTCGACACGCAGGGCGTCGAAGTGCTTCACGCCTGGGGGATGACCGAAATGTCCCCGATCGGCTCGGTCTCGCATCTCAAAGCCGACCTGGAGGACGCCGACTACGACACCCAGCTCGAGAAACGGGGCAAACAGGGGCTCGTAGTTCCGGGACTCGAGTTCAAAGTGATCGACGAGAACGGCGAGGAGATCGCCTGGGACGGCGAGGAGTTCGGCGAGCTGTGGATCCGCGGCCCGTGGGTGACGAAGGAGTACTTCAAGCGGCCCGAAGCGAACGAGGAAGACTTCGAGGACGGCTGGCTCAAGACCGGCGACGTCGTCACCGTCGACGAGGACGGCTACCTCAAGATCGTCGACCGGGAGAAGGACGTGATCAAATCGGGCGGCGAGTGGATCTCGTCGGTCGAACTCGAAAACGCGATCATGGCCCACGACGATGTCGCCGAGGCGGCCGTCGTCGGTGTGCCCCACGAGCGCTGGCAGGAACGACCGGTCGCGTTCGTCGTTCCGGTCGAGGGCGCCGATCGGGAGACGCTCGTCACCGAGATCAACGAGATGCTCGCCGACGAGTATCCCAAGTGGTGGCTGCCGGACGAGATCGAGTTCATCAAGGAAGTGCCCAAGACGGCGACGGGCAAGTTCTCGAAGAAGGACATCCGCGAGGAGTACGCCGACCAGTCCCTCGTTGAAGGGCAGGTTCCGGAAGACGCTGCGCCGGACAGTAACTGA
- a CDS encoding DUF7410 domain-containing protein: MPSIDGAAFDARDDQSSARCPYCDRPFRRDRFESLHRGREHPDRLSDRERAVFERAAREERTELRRFRLYALGTLVALYFGLLITAAFVV, encoded by the coding sequence ATCCCCTCTATCGATGGAGCCGCGTTCGACGCCCGCGATGACCAGTCCTCCGCTCGGTGCCCCTACTGCGACCGACCGTTTCGGCGCGATCGGTTCGAGTCCCTCCACCGCGGCCGCGAGCATCCGGACCGCCTCTCCGACCGCGAACGCGCAGTCTTCGAGCGGGCCGCTCGCGAAGAACGCACGGAGCTGCGGCGGTTTCGGCTGTACGCGCTCGGTACTCTGGTCGCGCTCTACTTCGGACTGCTGATCACCGCCGCGTTCGTCGTCTGA
- a CDS encoding DUF7111 family protein: MTDDRTAEANGIRAIYDETETERVLAFERDPGEYGAGGTAAIAQNIDGYAMLKVRPSADGDELERYYGFDMALDHAGELLGVSPHELPVPDAAEDMGM; the protein is encoded by the coding sequence ATGACCGACGATCGGACGGCCGAAGCCAACGGGATCAGGGCGATCTACGACGAAACCGAGACGGAACGAGTCCTCGCGTTCGAACGTGACCCCGGCGAGTACGGCGCGGGCGGGACGGCGGCGATCGCACAGAACATCGACGGGTACGCGATGTTGAAGGTGCGGCCGTCCGCCGACGGCGATGAACTCGAGCGCTACTACGGGTTCGACATGGCGCTCGATCACGCCGGAGAGTTGCTGGGCGTCTCCCCCCACGAGCTCCCAGTGCCGGACGCCGCCGAAGACATGGGAATGTGA
- a CDS encoding alpha/beta fold hydrolase, protein MKARTILGAALGTVGGAVLGNRLLERRASDLESPLPGIERTYRWRGIETTYTVAGDPNDPDMLLLHGIYTGASSHEFEPIVERLAEDYHVYAVDLPGFGRSERPPLVYSATLYAEFLRDFTADVTDEPIVLASSLTGAFAVDSADETEFERLVLICPTAKTTDERPWVRTLLRTPIVGTTLYNLLASKPSIRYFYDRDGYYDSDRIDPDEVTYAWDSAHQPGARYAPASFAAGSLNADFDLATELAALETPTTLVWGRDAELVPLRDGRDLAEAADLDLVVIDYATQLPHAEHPDKFVEYLRAELPRADIGTGD, encoded by the coding sequence ATGAAAGCCCGAACAATCCTCGGCGCAGCCCTCGGAACCGTCGGCGGTGCGGTCCTCGGTAATCGCCTCCTCGAGCGACGGGCGAGCGACCTCGAGAGCCCCCTCCCCGGTATCGAACGGACGTATCGCTGGCGCGGAATCGAGACGACCTACACCGTCGCCGGCGATCCGAACGATCCGGACATGCTCCTCCTTCACGGGATCTACACGGGCGCGAGCAGTCACGAGTTCGAGCCGATCGTCGAGCGATTGGCCGAGGATTACCACGTGTACGCGGTCGATCTCCCCGGCTTCGGCCGCTCGGAACGGCCGCCGCTGGTCTACTCCGCGACGCTGTACGCCGAATTCCTCCGCGACTTCACGGCCGACGTGACCGACGAGCCGATCGTCCTCGCGTCGTCGCTCACCGGCGCGTTCGCGGTCGACTCCGCCGACGAGACCGAGTTCGAACGCCTCGTGTTGATCTGTCCGACTGCCAAAACGACCGACGAACGGCCGTGGGTCCGGACCCTCCTGCGGACGCCCATCGTTGGGACGACGCTGTACAACCTGCTCGCGAGCAAGCCGTCGATCCGGTACTTCTACGATCGCGACGGCTACTACGACTCTGACCGGATCGACCCGGACGAAGTCACCTACGCCTGGGACAGCGCCCACCAGCCCGGTGCGCGCTACGCCCCCGCGTCCTTCGCCGCCGGCTCCCTCAACGCCGACTTCGACCTCGCGACGGAGCTGGCCGCCCTCGAAACCCCGACCACGCTCGTCTGGGGCCGCGACGCCGAACTCGTCCCGCTCCGGGACGGCCGGGACCTCGCCGAGGCCGCAGACCTCGATCTGGTCGTCATCGACTACGCGACCCAGTTGCCCCACGCCGAACACCCCGACAAGTTCGTCGAGTACCTGCGTGCCGAACTCCCGCGAGCCGATATCGGTACCGGCGACTAG
- a CDS encoding heme o synthase: protein MVTESFPRPIGTRRRFSALLAATALGVYLLLIVGATTSLTNAAASCSTWPTCHTPVDPLNQTELAIAWGHRIAAVVVGLLVAMTAIAAALGDVSRRVRATLVVAAVLYAVQVGVGAVTATTGPDAILPGLHLALGLVIFTGVVVALAWDLEIATGTEDDAIDSPEPIEELEDGPAAPERTLPTSRLARGRLTAVAYFRMMKPRLMWLLCLVAAAGMALAAGDSLEIYTIVATLGGGVLAIGASGTFNHVLERDVDQKMSRTADRPLAVDLIPVRNALLFGAALTAASLAAFLTINRLAAALGLAAIVFYSVVYTLLLKPNTVQNTVIGGAAGALPALIGWAAVTNTIGWPGLALAGVIFLWTPAHFYNLALAYKDDYARGGFPMMPVVRGETVTRKHILYYIAATLVSSIALALLTDLGVLYAGTVVIFGGVFLWAAVRLHFEQTEAAAFRSFHASNAFLGAVLVAILIDALAF, encoded by the coding sequence GTGGTAACAGAGTCGTTTCCCCGTCCGATCGGCACGCGCCGTCGCTTCTCCGCACTGCTCGCAGCGACCGCGCTGGGCGTCTACCTGCTCTTGATCGTCGGCGCGACGACGTCGCTGACGAACGCCGCCGCGTCGTGTTCGACGTGGCCGACCTGTCACACCCCGGTCGACCCGCTAAACCAGACGGAACTGGCGATCGCGTGGGGCCACCGGATCGCCGCCGTCGTCGTCGGCCTGCTCGTCGCGATGACGGCGATCGCCGCAGCCCTCGGTGACGTATCGCGTCGCGTCCGAGCGACGCTCGTCGTCGCCGCCGTACTCTACGCCGTTCAGGTCGGCGTCGGTGCCGTCACTGCGACGACGGGGCCCGACGCAATCCTTCCCGGTCTCCACCTCGCGCTCGGGCTCGTGATCTTCACGGGGGTCGTTGTCGCGCTCGCGTGGGACCTCGAGATCGCCACCGGAACCGAGGACGATGCCATCGACTCGCCAGAGCCGATCGAGGAACTCGAGGATGGCCCGGCCGCACCCGAACGGACGCTCCCCACGAGTCGCCTCGCTCGCGGTCGACTCACCGCGGTCGCCTACTTCCGGATGATGAAACCGCGGCTGATGTGGCTGCTCTGTCTCGTCGCCGCCGCAGGGATGGCGCTGGCTGCCGGCGATAGTCTCGAGATCTACACCATCGTCGCGACGCTCGGCGGCGGCGTCCTCGCGATCGGGGCGAGCGGCACGTTCAATCACGTCCTCGAGCGCGACGTCGACCAGAAGATGTCGCGCACTGCGGATCGACCGCTGGCGGTCGATCTGATTCCCGTTCGAAACGCGTTGCTGTTCGGTGCCGCACTGACCGCGGCGTCGCTGGCTGCATTCCTGACGATCAACCGACTCGCCGCGGCGCTCGGGCTGGCCGCGATCGTGTTCTACAGCGTCGTCTACACGCTCCTCCTCAAGCCGAACACGGTCCAAAATACGGTCATCGGCGGCGCTGCGGGCGCCCTGCCGGCGCTCATCGGCTGGGCCGCCGTCACGAACACGATCGGCTGGCCGGGGCTCGCGCTGGCGGGCGTCATCTTCCTCTGGACGCCGGCGCACTTCTACAACCTCGCGCTGGCGTACAAGGACGACTACGCCCGCGGCGGGTTCCCGATGATGCCGGTCGTCCGGGGCGAGACCGTCACCCGGAAGCATATCCTCTACTACATCGCCGCGACGCTCGTGAGTTCGATCGCGCTGGCCCTGCTCACCGACCTCGGCGTGTTGTACGCCGGCACCGTCGTGATCTTCGGCGGCGTCTTCCTCTGGGCCGCGGTTCGGCTCCACTTCGAACAGACGGAGGCCGCCGCCTTCCGGTCGTTCCACGCCTCGAACGCGTTCCTCGGTGCCGTGCTCGTTGCGATCCTGATCGACGCGCTCGCATTCTGA
- a CDS encoding antitoxin VapB family protein, translating to MSEQVRLEDRVYERIESKQRSDESFSEAVERLISGPTLGELRAVLDEEQVEQIRDAIDDVDRADLEEVREVSEWFE from the coding sequence ATGTCAGAGCAGGTTCGCCTCGAGGATCGCGTCTACGAACGGATCGAATCGAAGCAACGAAGCGACGAGTCGTTCAGCGAGGCGGTCGAGCGGCTCATCAGCGGCCCGACGCTCGGCGAGCTTCGGGCCGTGTTGGACGAGGAACAGGTCGAACAGATTCGCGACGCGATCGACGACGTCGACCGAGCCGACCTCGAGGAGGTCCGCGAGGTAAGCGAGTGGTTCGAATGA
- a CDS encoding PadR family transcriptional regulator translates to MSKFLRSGRRRDVCFLLAAAEDGEARGQQLKSRLESHYDDRLDPKSFYGSLSALVDAGFVEKRTEGLHDVYALTDGGERRVREHYEWAGACLETDAESP, encoded by the coding sequence ATGAGCAAGTTTCTCCGCAGCGGCCGCCGACGAGACGTCTGTTTCCTGCTCGCGGCCGCCGAGGACGGCGAAGCGCGCGGCCAACAGCTCAAATCCCGCCTCGAGTCACACTACGACGACCGGCTCGACCCCAAATCGTTCTACGGCTCGCTGTCGGCGCTGGTCGACGCCGGCTTCGTCGAGAAACGGACCGAGGGTCTCCACGACGTGTACGCACTGACCGACGGCGGCGAACGACGAGTTCGAGAGCACTACGAGTGGGCGGGGGCCTGTCTCGAGACGGACGCCGAGTCGCCGTAA
- a CDS encoding SDR family oxidoreductase, producing the protein MTRTVLVAGAHGQVGRHVTESLAERGDTARAMIREASQADEMERLGGEPVVADLTETVDHAVEGCDAIVFAAGSGGEDVYGVDRDGAIRLIDAASTAGVDRFVMLSSMGADDPDAGPEPLRDYLIAKAEADEYLRNSELVSTIVRPGELTTESGTGEIRAGTGLELGSGDIPREDVAETLVTAIDFEPVYGATFEILSGDESIEAALETIGSQ; encoded by the coding sequence ATGACTCGAACCGTACTCGTCGCCGGGGCACACGGACAGGTCGGACGACACGTGACGGAATCGCTCGCCGAGCGTGGCGATACCGCTCGAGCGATGATCCGCGAGGCGTCACAGGCCGACGAGATGGAACGACTGGGCGGGGAGCCGGTCGTGGCGGACCTGACCGAGACGGTCGACCACGCTGTCGAAGGCTGTGATGCGATCGTCTTCGCGGCCGGCTCCGGCGGCGAGGACGTCTACGGCGTCGACCGCGACGGAGCCATCCGCCTGATCGACGCCGCGAGTACGGCCGGCGTCGACCGGTTCGTCATGCTCAGTTCGATGGGCGCCGATGACCCCGACGCCGGCCCCGAGCCGCTTCGAGACTACCTGATCGCGAAAGCCGAGGCGGACGAATACCTCCGCAACAGCGAGCTGGTCTCGACGATCGTTCGCCCGGGCGAGTTGACCACCGAATCCGGAACCGGCGAGATTCGGGCGGGGACCGGGCTCGAGCTCGGCTCCGGCGACATCCCCCGCGAAGACGTCGCCGAGACGCTCGTGACCGCGATCGACTTCGAACCCGTTTACGGGGCAACGTTCGAGATCCTGTCCGGTGACGAGTCGATCGAGGCGGCCCTCGAGACGATTGGTTCACAGTGA
- a CDS encoding thiolase C-terminal domain-containing protein: MKDVRVAGTGLTPFGNTPERTSRDLFAEASIAAFEDSGVPRDDVEAVLYGNFMGELAEHQGHQGPLMAEAAGVQAPATRYESACASSGTAVREAVKRIRNGENDVLLVGGAERMTNLGTAGATEALAIAADDLWEVRAGVTFPGAYALMAQAYFDEFGGEREDLAHIAVKNHANALNNEKAQYQSAIEVSDVLEAPPVSEPLGLYDACPISDGASALVLTSETYADEHDLEAPVAITGTGQGGDRMALHDREHLARSPAAREAGEEAYADAGVDAGDVDFAEVHDCFTIAEVLALEALDLEPIGEGISAARDGRTTADGETPINLSGGLKAKGHPVGATGASQIAEVTDLLAGEHPNSDHVEGATTGVAHNAGGTVASATVHVLEVNR; the protein is encoded by the coding sequence ATGAAAGACGTACGTGTCGCAGGTACGGGGCTGACCCCGTTCGGGAACACTCCCGAGCGCACCAGCCGTGATCTCTTTGCCGAAGCGAGCATCGCGGCCTTCGAGGACAGCGGCGTTCCTCGGGACGATGTCGAGGCGGTTCTGTATGGAAACTTCATGGGCGAACTCGCCGAACATCAGGGCCACCAGGGACCGCTGATGGCCGAAGCGGCGGGCGTCCAGGCCCCCGCGACCCGCTACGAGTCAGCCTGCGCCTCGAGTGGCACCGCGGTCCGCGAAGCGGTCAAACGAATCCGTAACGGCGAGAACGACGTCTTGCTCGTCGGCGGCGCAGAGCGGATGACCAACCTCGGCACCGCGGGCGCGACCGAAGCGCTCGCAATCGCCGCCGACGACCTCTGGGAGGTGCGAGCCGGCGTGACCTTCCCCGGCGCGTACGCGCTGATGGCCCAGGCCTACTTCGACGAGTTCGGCGGCGAGCGCGAGGATCTGGCCCACATCGCGGTCAAGAACCACGCGAACGCCCTGAACAACGAGAAGGCCCAGTACCAGAGCGCGATCGAAGTCTCGGACGTCCTCGAGGCTCCGCCGGTTTCCGAACCGCTCGGCCTCTACGACGCTTGCCCGATCTCCGACGGCGCGTCCGCACTGGTTCTGACCAGCGAGACGTACGCCGACGAGCACGACCTCGAGGCCCCGGTCGCGATCACCGGCACCGGACAGGGCGGTGACCGAATGGCGCTGCACGACCGCGAGCACCTCGCCCGCTCGCCCGCTGCACGCGAAGCCGGCGAGGAGGCCTACGCCGACGCCGGCGTCGACGCGGGCGACGTGGACTTTGCGGAAGTCCACGACTGCTTTACTATCGCCGAAGTGCTCGCGCTCGAGGCGCTCGATCTCGAGCCGATCGGCGAAGGAATCTCGGCAGCCCGCGACGGCCGGACGACGGCGGACGGCGAGACGCCGATCAACCTCTCGGGCGGGCTGAAGGCCAAGGGCCACCCGGTCGGCGCGACCGGCGCGTCCCAGATCGCCGAAGTCACCGATCTGCTGGCCGGCGAGCACCCCAACAGCGACCACGTCGAGGGCGCGACGACCGGCGTCGCCCACAACGCGGGTGGCACGGTCGCGAGTGCGACCGTTCACGTGCTGGAGGTGAACCGATGA
- a CDS encoding Zn-ribbon domain-containing OB-fold protein: MSDSEHVPDAGFDEWLAAAEDGEGYYLECANGHGSLPPRRVCPDCGSTDLEEVDLPETGEIQTYTVTHVPTPAFEEDAPYATAVVDFGPVRLTGQVVDVDLEDVETGMRVALEITVSETTGERVIGLRRA; the protein is encoded by the coding sequence ATGAGCGACTCCGAACACGTCCCCGACGCCGGTTTCGACGAGTGGCTCGCGGCCGCCGAAGACGGCGAGGGCTACTACCTCGAGTGTGCGAACGGCCACGGCTCCCTGCCGCCCCGTCGGGTCTGCCCCGACTGCGGTTCGACCGACCTCGAGGAGGTCGACCTGCCCGAGACGGGCGAAATCCAGACGTACACCGTCACGCACGTCCCGACGCCGGCGTTCGAGGAGGACGCCCCCTACGCGACGGCCGTCGTCGACTTCGGTCCCGTTCGGCTCACCGGACAGGTCGTCGACGTCGATCTCGAGGACGTCGAAACCGGGATGCGGGTAGCACTCGAGATCACGGTCTCGGAGACGACGGGCGAGCGCGTGATCGGGCTCCGTCGAGCGTAA
- a CDS encoding DUF3267 domain-containing protein: MSRSEPVTASRPLATFRLTRSVALQWLVVSAVGFFGFVYCFGHVLAWLRGVPLEPIVIAPSSPPTVLSWGAVSLGLLVCVVVPHELLHGVFMARYGESPTYGIGISYFVLPYAYAETSGASYTRNQLLVALLAPFVVITAVGLAAMVVAPTSLLLVPLAANAAGSIGDLWMAAVLCQYPADVRVGDPPGGVRGFGLYGSGDRPVSRRPGMALLSRFVTGSVGTLAAVAAYALLAVFLSLAFGSGDVVLGDPDRGWLLFRHDRQPGGSALLEIGDGALLVLATLGGLVWTLVTTVRRRVSRGREEP, encoded by the coding sequence GTGAGCCGTTCGGAGCCCGTCACTGCAAGTCGCCCGCTCGCGACGTTTCGACTGACGCGATCGGTCGCGCTGCAGTGGCTCGTCGTCTCCGCCGTGGGGTTCTTCGGGTTCGTCTACTGCTTCGGGCACGTCCTCGCGTGGCTTCGAGGCGTTCCGCTCGAGCCGATCGTGATCGCGCCGTCCTCGCCACCGACGGTGCTCAGCTGGGGTGCCGTCTCGCTGGGATTGCTCGTCTGCGTGGTCGTTCCCCACGAGCTGCTCCACGGCGTGTTCATGGCCCGCTACGGCGAGTCACCGACCTACGGGATCGGGATCTCGTACTTCGTGTTACCGTACGCCTACGCCGAGACCAGCGGCGCGAGCTACACCCGAAACCAACTCCTCGTCGCGCTGCTCGCCCCGTTCGTGGTGATCACTGCCGTCGGACTCGCCGCGATGGTCGTCGCCCCGACGTCCCTGTTGCTCGTCCCGCTCGCGGCGAACGCGGCCGGTTCGATCGGTGACCTCTGGATGGCCGCCGTCCTGTGTCAGTATCCCGCCGACGTGCGCGTGGGCGACCCGCCCGGCGGGGTCCGCGGATTCGGACTCTACGGCTCGGGCGACCGCCCGGTCAGCCGACGTCCGGGGATGGCGCTCCTGTCGCGATTCGTGACCGGAAGCGTCGGAACCCTCGCCGCGGTGGCGGCGTACGCGCTGCTCGCGGTATTCCTTTCGCTGGCCTTCGGCTCCGGCGACGTCGTCCTCGGCGACCCCGACCGGGGTTGGCTGCTCTTCCGTCACGACCGCCAGCCCGGCGGCAGCGCGCTCCTCGAAATCGGTGACGGCGCCCTCCTCGTCCTGGCTACCCTCGGCGGCCTCGTCTGGACGCTCGTGACGACCGTTCGCCGACGAGTCAGCCGCGGTCGCGAGGAACCGTAA
- a CDS encoding M42 family metallopeptidase — MPTVPFDSALLTELTETSGVPGYEDRVRDLVVRELEEAVDHVRTDAMGNVVGTLEGESEYSVAVAAHMDEIGFMVRHVRGDEDGYGFVELDALGGWDARVLKAQRVTIHAADEDIPAVIGSPPPHTLDETEREKTPDVEDAVVDPGLPYEELAERVSPGDLVTMSQTTERVGETITGKALDDRVCLFAMLEAARRLTTPDVTIHFCATVQEEVGLRGARALGVDIDPDLALALDVTVANDIPGFDDGERVTELGDGTAIKLKDSSVITNPKLHGRLQSIAEDEEIDYQLEILPAGGTDTAGFQHTAGAKPVGAISIPTRYLHTVTETAHVDDIAATIDLLEAFLATEDGEYDYTL; from the coding sequence ATGCCAACCGTTCCATTCGATTCGGCGCTCCTGACCGAACTGACGGAGACGAGCGGCGTCCCCGGATACGAGGACCGCGTTCGCGACCTCGTCGTTCGAGAACTCGAGGAGGCCGTCGATCACGTTCGCACCGACGCGATGGGCAACGTCGTCGGGACGCTCGAGGGCGAGAGCGAGTATTCCGTGGCCGTGGCAGCCCACATGGACGAAATCGGCTTCATGGTGCGTCACGTCCGCGGCGACGAGGACGGCTACGGCTTCGTCGAACTGGACGCCCTCGGCGGCTGGGACGCGCGGGTACTCAAGGCCCAGCGGGTGACGATCCACGCCGCAGACGAGGACATCCCCGCCGTTATCGGCTCGCCGCCGCCCCACACCCTGGACGAAACGGAACGGGAGAAAACCCCGGACGTCGAGGATGCCGTCGTCGACCCCGGGCTTCCCTACGAGGAACTCGCGGAGCGCGTCTCGCCCGGCGACCTCGTGACGATGTCGCAGACGACCGAACGCGTCGGCGAGACGATCACCGGCAAGGCCCTCGACGATCGGGTCTGCCTGTTCGCCATGCTCGAGGCCGCCCGTCGACTGACGACCCCCGACGTGACGATCCACTTCTGTGCGACCGTCCAGGAGGAAGTCGGCCTCCGCGGTGCCCGCGCGCTCGGCGTCGACATCGACCCCGACCTCGCGCTCGCGCTGGACGTCACCGTCGCCAACGATATCCCCGGCTTCGACGACGGCGAGCGCGTCACCGAACTCGGCGACGGCACCGCGATCAAGCTCAAGGACTCGAGCGTCATCACCAATCCGAAACTCCACGGACGACTCCAGTCCATCGCCGAGGACGAGGAGATCGACTACCAGCTCGAGATCCTCCCCGCGGGCGGGACCGACACCGCCGGCTTCCAGCACACTGCCGGCGCGAAGCCCGTCGGCGCGATCTCGATCCCGACGCGATACCTCCACACCGTCACCGAGACCGCTCACGTCGACGATATCGCGGCGACCATCGACCTGCTCGAGGCGTTTCTGGCGACGGAAGACGGAGAGTACGACTACACGCTGTAA